In one window of Myxococcales bacterium DNA:
- a CDS encoding DMT family transporter codes for MDESNAGRTALNVVSLTALAMVAFAANSVLCRLALGAESIDAASFATVRVAAGALVLAALMAPRWRKQGRSSADWRMVIMLFGYMAFFSFAYITLSAGTGALILFAAVQLTMFAIALRSGERFNVVSWCALIVAFAGLVYLVSPGVTAPDSIGAMLMAVAGVAWGIYSILGRSVADPLEATANNFIFCVPLVLAVSWAFRADFHATFGGIGLAAASGGIASGIGYAIWFKALPGLAAMRAATVQLSVPAIAALGGVMFLAEEVSARLVIASAATLGGVWVVLAHRAKAPD; via the coding sequence TTGGATGAAAGCAACGCAGGCAGAACCGCATTGAACGTAGTGTCTCTTACAGCACTGGCAATGGTGGCATTCGCCGCCAATTCAGTCTTGTGCCGACTCGCGTTGGGTGCTGAGTCGATAGATGCAGCCTCCTTTGCGACCGTCCGCGTCGCGGCTGGCGCGCTCGTCCTTGCAGCGCTGATGGCACCACGATGGCGAAAGCAGGGGCGATCATCGGCCGACTGGCGAATGGTCATCATGCTGTTCGGCTATATGGCCTTTTTCTCGTTCGCCTATATCACGTTGAGCGCCGGGACCGGTGCTCTGATTCTGTTTGCGGCCGTCCAGTTGACGATGTTTGCGATAGCACTGCGGTCCGGTGAGCGCTTCAATGTTGTGTCCTGGTGCGCACTCATCGTTGCTTTTGCCGGCTTGGTGTATCTGGTCTCCCCGGGCGTTACAGCGCCGGATTCGATTGGCGCCATGCTCATGGCTGTCGCCGGCGTCGCGTGGGGCATCTACTCAATTCTCGGCAGAAGCGTCGCCGACCCGCTGGAAGCGACAGCAAACAATTTTATCTTTTGCGTACCACTGGTGCTCGCGGTGAGTTGGGCCTTCCGTGCGGATTTCCACGCTACGTTCGGCGGAATAGGCCTAGCTGCTGCGTCCGGCGGTATCGCATCTGGTATCGGTTATGCGATCTGGTTCAAGGCACTTCCAGGGCTGGCCGCAATGCGCGCAGCCACCGTACAGTTGTCTGTTCCCGCGATTGCCGCACTGGGCGGCGTCATGTTCTTGGCCGAGGAAGTAAGCGCTCGGCTGGTGATCGCTTCGGCCGCAACCCTCGGCGGCGTGTGGGTGGTGCTCGCGCACCGGGCTAAAGCTCCAGACTAA